The Burkholderia cepacia genomic interval CGGACGAAGCAGTCGCTTTCTTCTTGGCGGCTTGCTGGGTCTTCGCAGTGGCGGCAAAAGCGTCAGCGGGCGTGACGGACGCGGTGGTCGCCAGCAAGGCGACAGCGACCGACACAGCCGTGCCGAGCGTCATGCTCTGCAACAATCTGCGCGGTGAAAACGATTCGGCTTTCATTGGGGTCTGGACAAAGCGGGCGGGAGGTTTCCGCAAGTGTAGTTAAAGCTGAAAAAAAGAGCAATATTAGGCACTTACCGATCGTCGTTAAACCGGAATGTAAGCGTCATCGAAGCTTCGATCGATCGACACCCCCGCCCCCATCAAAAAAAATCATGACGGGTGCACAGCCCCACAGTGCTCGTATCCCGATTACCCCTCGGTTAATTGAGATAACGTCACTTCGGAGGCGATTTAAAGCGGGGAAACTACGTATCCGGCGCTCGGAGCGCCAAACTGCGCGCGTGTCGGGCCCTGGCGAAGGCACTTCGCCCCGAGCCGCACGAAACGGCGCGCTTTTCGACAAGAACAAGAGCACAACGTTCCACCCCCCTGTCAGGTTTACCTGCGCGCGATCCTGGTGCGGCCGACGTGCGCGCGGTGCGTGCGCACCATGTGGGAAAGCGCGTGGAACCGTTTCCTTAACGCGACGATAACTCGTTGTTTTATCGATAATTTGTCGCGATTGTGCAACGCACAAAAAATACTTGACATCCGTTTTCTCTGCCCTAAAATAGGCCTCATTGCTGCGTTGCACAAAGCACGCGCATCCGAGGTTCCCCGTCGTAGTGCCCTTTACCCTGCGATCGACGCGATCGCTTTTCAGGAGCTGGACATGTCCTTGCTGACCCCCGAGCAAATCGCCGCTGCACAGAAAGCCAACCTCGAAAGCCTGTTCGGTCTGACGACCAAGGCGTTCGAAGGCGTCGAAAAGCTGATCGAACTCAACCTGCAGGTCGTGAAGTCGACGCTGGCCGAAGGCCAGGAAAACGCACAGCGCCTGCTGTCGGTGAAGGACGCACAGGAACTGATCGCACTGCAAGCCAGCCTGTCGCAGCCGGTCGCGGAAAAGGTGCTGTCGTACGGTCGTCACCTGTACGAAATCGCATCGTCGACGCAAGCCGAGTTCGCGAAGGTTGCAGAAGCGCAATTCGAAGAGCAGAACAAGAAGGTCCAGGCACTCGTCGACAACGTCGCGAAGAACGCCCCGGCCGGTTCGGAAACGGCTGTCGCCGCACTGAAGTCGGCACTGAACGCCGCGAACACCACGTACGAAACGGTTCAGAAGGCCACGAAGCAAGCCGTCGAAATCGCTGAAACGAACTTCAACGCCGCTGCTGCCGTCGCAACGAAGGCTGCCAGCGCCGCTGCATCGCGCCGCGCAACCAAGCCGGCTGCGTAAGCCAGCGCTTCCGTCGCTCCGGAAAGGCCGCGCCCAGCGCGGCTTTTCTTTTTTGGGGCGCGACCGACGCGGCTGCGGGAGCTCGACGGTCCTGTCGGCTCCGCTGCATCCGGTCCTTGCGCGATCATCCGGACAGCGTCGCCCCGCCCCCGACTGAACAAACGCAAAAAACGGCGCTTCCCCGATTTGCGGGAAGCGCCGTTTTGCTGTGCCGGCGCGCGGCGGCGCCGGCGGCATTGCAGCGATGCGTTACTTCTTGCGCTGCGGCGGCAGGTCCGTACAGACGCCTTCGTACAGTTCGGCGGCCATGCCGACCGATTCGCCGAGCGTCGGGTGCGGATGGATCGTCTTGCCGATGTCTTCCGCGTCCGCGCCCATCTCGACGGCGAGGCACACTTCGCTGATCAGGTCGCCCGCGTTCAGGCCGACGATGCCGCCGCCGATCACGCGATGGGTTTCCTCGTCGAAGATCAGCTTCGTGAAGCCTTCGTCGCGGCCGTTCGCGATCGCGCGGCCCGATGCGGCCCACGGGAACACCGCCTTGCCGTACTTGATGCCTTCGGCCTTGCACTGGTCTTCCGTCTTGCCGGCCCACGCCACTTCCGGATCGGTGTAGGCCACCGACGGGATCTGCAGTGCATCGAAATACGCCTTCTCGCCGTGCGCGGCTTCCGCTGCGACGTGGCCTTCATGCACGGCCTTGTGCGCGAGCATCGGCTGGCCGACGACGTCGCCGATCGCGAAGATGTGCGGGACGTTCGTGCGCATCTGCTTGTCGACGTCGATAAAGCCGCGATCCGTGACGGCGACGCCCGCCTTGTCGGCGCCGATCTTCTTGCCGTTCGGGCTGCGGCCGACCGCGACCAGCACGAGGTCGTAGCGCTGCGCTTCCGCCGGGGCCTTCTCGCCCTCGAACTTCACGTAGATGCCGTCTTCCTTCGCTTCCGCGCCGACCGTCTTGGTCTTCAGCATCACGTTGCCGAAGCGCTTCGCGTTGTACTTTTCCCAGACCTTCACGAGATCGCGGTCCGCGCCCATCATCAGGCCGTCCATCATTTCGACGACGTCGATCTCGGCGCCGAGCGTCGAGTACACCGTCGCCATTTCGAGGCCGATGATGCCGCCGCCGATCACGAGCATGCGCTTCGGCAGCTGGCGCAGTTCGAGCGCGCCGGTCGAATCGACGACGCGCGGGTCTTCCGGCATGAACGGCAGCTTCACGGCCTGCGAGCCCGCCGCGATGATCGCCTGCTTGAACCTGACGACCTTCTTGCCGTTTTCGCCCTGCACTTCCATGTGGAACGGATCGACGAATGCGCCGACGCCCGTGACCACTTCGACCTTGCGTGCCTTGGCCATGCCGGCGAGGCCCGTCGTCAGTTTCTTGACGACGCCGCCCTTGAAGTCGCGCAGCTTGTCGAGATCGATTTCCGGCTTGCCGAACGTGATGCCGTGCGATGCGAGCGCCGCGGCTTCCTCGACGACGAGCGACGTGTGCAGCAGCGCTTTCGACGGGATGCAGCCCACGTTCAGGCACACGCCGCCGAGCGTCGAATAGCGTTCGACGAGCACCGTCTTCATACCGAGGTCGGCTGCGCGGAACGCGGCCGAATAGCCGCCGGGGCCGGCGCCGAGCACGAGCATGTCGCACTCGATGTCGGCGGCGCCGGCATAGCTGCCTGCCTGCGGCGCGGCCGCCGGAGCGGCTGCGGGCGCGGCCGGCGCTGCGGGCTTGGCCGGCTCGGCGGCCTTCGCGGGCGCCGCGGCAGCGGCTGCCGCTTCGACGATGGCGATGACGGTGCCTTGCGAGACTTTCTCGCCGGCCTTGACCTTGACTTCCTTGACGGTGCCGGCGACGTCGCTGGGCACTTCCATGGAGGCTTTGTCCGATTCGAGCGTGATGAGCGTCTGCTCTTTTTCGATCACGTCGCCCGGCTTCACGTTGACTTCGATGACATCGACGCCGCTGAAATCGCCGATATCCGGAACCTTGACTTCGATGAGACTCATTACTGTCCCCTTCTTGATTAGCTGCAGACAGAGAGAGGGAGAAACTCGCGAGTGAACTACGGCCTGACTGGAGAACGGGGGCATGGGCAGAACCACCTTTGCCGTCCGCCCAAGGACGCGCCTTTCTTTTGGTTACTTTTCTTTGGCAAGACAAAGAAAAGTGACCGCCGCCCCGCGCAGGGGCGACGCTAGCAGACCGTCATGAAAGCCAGTTCAACGACGAGGCGCGGATAACCGACAGAAAACCCACGCCCCTGCGAGAAACGCCCACGCTCATCAAAGAATCACTCGACGGAAGTCGCCCAGGAGCGCGCCGAGATACGCATTGAACCGCGCGGCTTCCGCGCCATCGATCACGCGATGGTCGTACGACAGCGACAGCGGCAGCGTCAGGCGCGGCACGAACTGCTTGCCGTCCCACACCGGCTTCATCTGCCCGCGCGACAACCCGAGGATCGCCACTTCCGGCGCGTTGATGATCGGCGTGAAATTGGTGCCGCCGATCCCGCCGAGCGACGAGATCGAGAAGCAGCCGCCCTGCATCTGGTCCGGCTTCAGCTTGCCGTCGCGGGCGGCCTTCGACAGCTCGGCCATTTCCTTCGCGATATCGACGAGCCCTTTCTTGTCCGCATCGCGGATCACCGGCACGACGAGGCCGTTCGGCGTGTCCGCGGCAAAACCGATGTGGTAGTACTGCTTGAACACCAGGTTGTCGCCGTCGAGGCTCGCGTTGAAGGTCGGGAATTTCTTCAGCGCGGCGACGACCGCCTTGATCACGAACGCGAGCATCGTGAACTTCACGCCCGCCTTTTCGTGCTCCTTGTTCAGTTGCACGCGCAGCGCTTCGAGCTCGGTGATGTCCGCTTCGTCGTTGTTCGTGACGTGCGGAATCATCACCCAGTTGCGATGCAGGTTCGCGCCCGAGATCTTCTTGATGCGCGACAGCGGCTTCGCCTCGAACGGGCCGAACTTCGAGAAATCGACCTTCGGCCACGGCAGCAGGTTCAGCTCGCCGCCGCCTGCCGGCGCGGCTGCCGCGCCCGGTGCCGCGCGCTGGCCGGTCATCACGCCCTTCACGAAGCCCGTGACGTCTTCCTTCGTGATACGGCCCTTCGGACCCGAGCCCTGCACGCGCGCGACTTCGACACCGAGTTCGCGCGCGAACTTGCGCACCGACGGCGATGCGTGGCTGGCGCGGTATTCGCCCGACGGCGCGGCGGCCGGTGCGGGTGCCGCAGCCGGAGCCGGCGCAGCCTTCGGCGCGGGCGCCGCGGCGGCCGGGGCCGGAGCGGCTGCGGCCGCCGGCGCGCTCGCCTGCGGCGCCGCTGCGGCGGCCGGCGCACCTGCGGCTTCGAGCAGCACGATCAGCGTGCCTTCCGACACCGAATCACCCACCTTGACCTTGATTTCCTTCACGACGCCCGCTGCCGGGCTCGGCACGTCCATCGTCGCCTTGTCCGACTCGAGCGTGACGAGCGACTGCTCCTTCTCGACCGTGTCGCCGACCTTCACGCCGATCTCGATCACCGGCACGTCCTTGTAGTCGCCGATGTCCGGCACCTTCACTTCGAGCGTGCCGCCGGCTGCTGCCGGTGCGGCAGCCGGCGCCGGAGCGGGCGCCGCCGCCGGGGCCGCGGCCGGCGCAGCCGCGCCGTTGGCCTGCGCCGCGGCGGCGCCTTCGAGCAGGATGATCAGCGAGCCTTCCGACACGGAATCGCCCACCTTGACCTTGATTTCCTTCACGACGCCGCCTACCGGGCTCGGCACGTCCATCGTCGCCTTGTCCGACTCGAGCGTGACGAGCGACTGCTCGGGCTCGACCGTGTCGCCGACCTTCACGCGCATCTCGATGACCGGCACGTCCTTGTAATCGCCGATGTCCGGCACCTTCACTTCGATCGCTTGACTCATCTGTTTCTGTCTCCATGGCCGCGCGCGCTCCTCGCGGGAGCGACGCGCGGCATCACACGGCGTGTGCGTTAAACGGTCATCGGGTTGGGCTTCGACGGATCGAGGTTGTACTTGGCGATCGCGTCCGCGACCACCTTGCGCTCGATCGTGCCCTCGTCGGCCAGCGCGTTGAGCGCGGCGACGGTGACCCAGTGACGGTCGACTTCGAAGAAGTGACGCAGCTTCTCGCGGGTATCCGAGCGGCCGAAACCGTCGGTGCCCAGCACGACGAAGCGGCGATCGATCTGGCCGCGGATCTGGTCGACCAGCGCGCGAACGTAGTCGGTCGACGCGATGACCGGGCCCTGCGTGTCCTTCAGGCACTTCTGCACGTGCGACAGGCGACGCTCCTCGGTCGGATGGAGCAGGTTCCAGCGCTCGACCTGGTGGCCTTCACGCGCCAGCTCGGTGAAGCTCGGCACGCTCCACAGGTCGGCGGCGACACCCCAGTCGTTCTTCAGCAGGTCGGCGGCAGCGATCACTTCGTTGAAGATCGTGCCCGCGCCGAGCAGTTGAACGCGCGGCGCCTTCTTGTCGGCGTCGGCCTTCCTGAACGCGTACATGCCCTTGATGATGTCGGCCGCCACGTGCTCGCCCTGCGGAATCGCCGGGTGCTCGTAGTTCTCGTTCATCACCGTGATGTAGTAGTACACGTCTTCCTGGTCCTGCACCATGCGGCGCAGGCCGTCCTGGACGATCACCGCGAGTTCGTAGCCGAAGGTCGGGTCGTAGCTCACGCAGTTCGGCACCGATGCCGCCCACAGGAGCGAGTGGCCGTCTTCGTGCTGCAGGCCTTCGCCGTTCAGCGTCGTGCGGCCCGCGGTACCGCCGAGCAGGAAGCCGCGCGAACGCATGTCGCCCGCGGCCCATGCCAGGTCGCCGATCCGCTGGAAGCCGAACATCGAATAGAAGATGTAGAACGGCACCATGATCTCGCCGTGCGTCGAATACGACGTCGCCGCCGCGATCCAGTCGCACATGCCGCCTGCTTCGTTGATGCCTTCCTGCAGGATCTGGCCGGTCTCCGATTCCTTGTAGAACATCAGCTGGTCGGAATCTTCCGGCACGTACTTCTGGCCCTGCTGGTTCCAGATACCGATCTGGCGGAACAGGCCTTCCATGCCGAACGTACGCGATTCGTCCGGGACGATCGGCACGACGCGCTTGCCGAGCGCCTTGTCCTTCAGCAGGATGTTCAGGATCCGCACGAACGCCATCGTCGTCGAGATCTCGCGGCCCTCGCCCGTGCCCTTCAGCAGCGGTTCGAACGCGTCGAGCGCCGGCACCGGCAGCGACGTCGCCTTCTCGCGGCGATGCGGCAGGTAGCCGCCGAGATCCATGCGCTGCTTGCGCATGTATTCGAGTTCCTTCGAGCCTTCCTCGAACTTCAGGTACGGCACGTCGGCGATCTGCTCGTCGGTGATCGGCAGGCGGAACTGGTCACGGAACTTCTTCAGTTGCTCGACCGGCAGCTTCTTCTGCTGGTGCGTGATGTTCATCGCCTGGCCCGATTCGCCCATCCCGTAGCCCTTGATGGTCTTCGCGAGAATGACGGTCGGCGCGCCCTTCGTGTTCGTGGCTTCGTGGAAAGCCGCGTAGATCTTGTGCGGATCGTGGCCGCCGCGGTTCAGCGCCCAGATGTCGTCGTCGGACCAGTCCGCGACGAGCGCCTTCAGTTCAGGCGTGTTGAAGAAGTGCTCGCGCACGAACGCGCCCGACTCCGACTTGTACGTCTGGTACTCGCCGTCGACGACTTCCATCATGCGGCGCATCAGTGCGCCCGTCTTGTCGCGGGCGAACAGCGCGTCCCAGCGGCTGCCCCAGATCACCTTGATCACGTTCCAGCCGGCGCCGCGGAATTCCGATTCCAGTTCCTGGATGATCTTGCCGTTGCCGCGCACCGGGCCGTCGAGACGCTGCAGGTTGCAGTTGATCACGAACACGAGGTTGTCGAGCTTTTCGCGGCTCGCCATGCCGATCGCGCCGAGCGATTCCGGCTCGTCCGTCTCGCCGTCGCCGAGGAATGCCCACACCTTGCGGCCTTCCGTCTTCGCGATGCCGCGCGCTTCCAGATACTTCATGAAGCGTGCCTGGTAGATCGCCATGATCGGGCCGAGGCCCATCGACACGGTCGGGAACTGCCAGAAGTCGGGCATCAGCCACGGGTGCGGGTACGACGAAATGCCGTTGCCGTCGACTTCCTGGCGGAAGTTGTCGAGCTGCTCTTCCTTCAGGCGGCCGAGCAGGAATGCGCGCGAGTACACGCCCGGCGACGAGTGGCCCTGCACGAACACGAGATCGCCGCCGTGCTGCTCGGACGCTGCGTGCCAGAAATGGTTGTAGCCGACGTCATAGAGCGTCGCGGCCGACGCGAACGACGCGATGTGGCCGCCGACGTTCGTGTCCTTGCCTGCACGCAGCACCATCGCCAGCGCGTTCCAGCGCGTGTACGAACGGATGCGGTGCTCGATGTCCTGGTCGCCCGGGATCTTCGCCTGGGCTTCGACCGGAATCGTGTTGATGTACGGGGTATTGGCGGAGAACGGCAGGTGTTCGCCGTGCATGCGGGCGAATTCGATCTGCTTTTCGATCAGGTAATGCGCGCGGCCGGTGCCCACGGAGGAGATCACGCCATCGAGCGACTCCAGCCACTCGACGGTTTCTTGCGGGTCGTCGTCATGTTCGGCGGCGACATATTTCATCACTTCGTTCGGTACAGCGGACATTCTCGTCTCCTGGGGTCCTGGAATGTGAGGATCGCTCTCGTGCAGACGACGCGACGCGACCGGCTGCGGGCAAGCTCCAGCGGATTGTAATGAGCGTGCGCGGGCCTGCGCAACAAAATTTTCGAATTGTGAGATCTTTTCTCGCAATGCGAAATATTGCTGCGCTGCACCCATATTTCGGGGCTCTCCGGCGGGTCCCGGCGGAACAAATCCGTTTCCGTTCAACATATCCGGTATAGGTTTTCCATGTATTGCGCTGCGCTACAATCCTGCCATGTTGACCGATCGGCTTTTCGCACGCTCGGCGCGACCGTCGGGCCCGCCGGCGGAGTCGCAGCCGTCCCGTTGGCACCACGGACCGTGGTGGTCCAATTCCTATTTGCTGACGCCACTGCTGTCGATCCTCGTGTTCCTGGTGGTGATGAGCCTCATCCTGTGGAGCCTCAACCGCCGCGAACAGCAGCAGCAGGAAGACACCCTGTTCCGTAACGTCGCGTGGGCGCAGCAGCAGATCCGCCTGTCGATGACGGGTGCGCAGGAACAGCTCCAGGCATTGTCGCGCGATCTCGCGTCCGGCCGTCTCGACCAGAACGCGTTCCAGATGGCCGTCGCGGACGTGATGCAGACGCATCCGGAAATCCTCTACCTGAACTGGTACACGTCGCCCGGCGTGCAGCGCTGGCCGACCGTGCATCCGCCGCTGCTCGGCCAGCGGCTCGCGAAGCCCGGCGAAGCGCAGATGCAGGACGCCGTGCGCGGCGCGTACGACGAGGCGCGCAGCACGCGCCGCCAGGCCTATTCGCCGCTGATCTACGACGACTTCGGCAACGGCTTCATCACGCTGCAGACGCCCGTGATGCGCGGCGACCGCGAGTACCTCGGCTCGATCGCCGCGGTGTTCTCGGTCGAAGGCATCCTGAAGCACGACATCCCGCAGGAGCTGTCGTCGAAGTACAAGATCTCGATCACCGACGCGAACAACCGCGAGTTGTCGTCCACGTCGACGCGCCCGCGCCTGCCGCGCGACTCGCACTACGACCTGCCGCTCGATCCGCCCGGCCAGGGGCTGACCGTGCGCGTGTACGCATTCCCGCAGCTCACGAACCTCACCAACAACACGCTCGTATGGCTCGTGGCGGGCCTGTCGTGCTTCGTGCTGTGGAGCCTCTGGAGCCTGTGGAAGCACACGCGCCAGCGCTTCGAGGCGCAGCAGGCGCTGTACGCGGAAGCGTTCTTCCGCCGCGCGATGGAGAATTCGGTGCTGATCGGCATGCGCGTGCTCGACATGCACGGCCGCATCACGCACGTGAACCCCGCGTTCTGCCGGATGACGGGCTGGGACGAGACCGACCTCGTCGGCAAGGTCGCGCCGTTTCCGTACTGGCCGCGCGACGCCTACCCGGAAATGCAGCGCCAGCTCGACATGACGCTGCGCGGCAAGGCGCCGAGCTCGGGCTTCGAGCTGCGCGTGCGGCGCAAGAACGGCACGCTGTTCCATGCGCGCCTGTACGTGTCGCCGCTGATCGACAGTTCGGGCCGCCAGACCGGCTGGATGTCGTCGATGACCGACATCACCGAACCGAAGCGTGCGCGCGAGGAACTCGCGGCCGCGCACGAGCGCTTCACGACGGTGCTCGAAAGCCTCGACGCCGCGGTGTCGGTACTGGCCGCCGACGAAGCCGAGCTGCTGTTCGCGAACCGCTACTACCGCCACCTGTTCGGCATTCGCCCGGACGGCCATCTCGAGCTGTCGGGCGGCGGCTTCGACCGCGCGCAGGCCTCGTCCGACTCGATCGACATGGTCGACGCGTTCGCGGGCCTGCCGGCCGCCGCGCTGACGAGCAGCACGGCGGACGCGCAGGAAGTGTACGTCGAGAGCATCCAGAAGTGGTTCGAGGTGCGCCGCCAGTACATCCAGTGGGTGGACGGCCACCTCGCGCAGATGCAGATCGCGACCGACATCACGACCCGCAAGAAGGCGCAGGAACTCGCGCACCAGCAGGAAGAAAAACTGCAGTTCACGAGCCGATTGATGACGATGGGCGAAATGGCGTCGTCGATTGCTCACGAATTGAACCAGCCGCTCGCTGCGATCAACAACTACTGTTCGGGCACGCTCGCGCTCGTGAAGAGCGGCCGCGGCACGCCGGAGACGCTGCAGCCCGCGCTGGAAAAGACCGCGCAGCAGGCGCTGCGCGCCGGGATGATCGTCAAGCGGATCCGCGAATTCGTGAAGCGCAGCGAACCGAAGCGCCAGCCGGCGCGGGTCGCGGACATCGTCGCCGACGCGGTCGGGCTCGCCGAAATCGAGGCCAGGAAGCGCAGGATCCGGATCGTCACGGAAATCCTCGCAAGAATGCCTATTATTTATGTCGACCCCGTGCTGATCGAGCAGGTGCTCGTGAACCTGATGAAGAACGCGGCCGAGGCGATGGCCGACGTGAAGCCGGCGTCGGCGGACGGCGTGATCCGCGTCATCGCCGACATCGAAGCGGGATTCGTCGACATCCGCGTGATCGACCAGGGCCCGGGCGTCGACGAAGCGACCGCCGAGCGCCTGTTCGAACCGTTTTACAGCACCAAGTCCGACGGCATGGGCATGGGGCTGAACATCTGCCGTTCGATCATCGAATCGCATCGGGGGCGTCTGTGGGTGGTCAACAACGTCGAGCCGGATGGCCGCATTTCCGGCGCGACGTTCCACTGCAGCCTGCCCATTGGGGAACCCGCTGATCTCGGCCAAGGGGGGCGCGAGGCATCGGCATCACATACCGTTACGGGAGAACTATGAATAGCCCTGTCACCACCACTCAGGAAACCGTCTTCGTCGTCGACGACGACGAGGCCGTACGGGACTCGCTGCGCTGGCTGCTGGAGGCGAACGGCTATCGCGTGCAATGCTTCTCGAGCGCCGAGCAGTTCCTCGATGCGTACCAGCCGGCGCAGCAGGCCGGCCAGATCGCGTGCCTGATCCTCGACGTGCGGATGTCGGGCATGAGCGGTCTCGAGCTGCAGGAACGCCTGATCGCCGACAATGCCGCGCTGCCGATCATCTTCGTCACGGGCCACGGCGACGTGCCGATGGCCGTGTCGACGATGAAAAAGGGTGCGATGGACTTTATCGAGAAACCGTTCGACGAAGCCGAGTTGCGCAAGCTCGTCGAGCGGATGCTCGACAAGGCCCGAAGCGAAAGCAAGAGCGTCCAGGAGCAGCGTGCCGCGAGCGAACGCCTGTCGAAGCTGACCGCGCGCGAGCAGCAGGTGCTCGAACGGATCATCGCGGGCCGCCTGAACAAGCAGATCGCCGACGATCTCGGCATCAGCATCAAGACGGTCGAAGCGCACCGCGCGAACATCATGGAAAAGCTCAACGTCAACACGGTGGCCGACCTGCTGCGCCTCGCGCTGTCGAAGAAGCAGGCCTGAGCCCCGTCGCGGCCCGGCTGAGCCTGCCGGGCCCGCGCGCCGCCCCGCCCCGACGCGGCCTGACCGCAGGGCGGCGACTTCACTTTCGGGCGGCAGGCGATCCTGCCGCAGGCGATCCCGCGGCCCGCCGATGACGCTTTCCGTGTATTCACTGTCGGACGACGGCAGGCGACCGGTATAATTGCGTGCTTTGCTGCGGCGCACCCCGACGCGCCGCACGCCCGCATTCCAACTTCCCGGCAGGACCACCACCATGACAGCCCTCCTCATCGACGGCAACGCCCTCTCGAAGACCTTGCGCGCGCAGGCCGCCGAACGCGCCGCCGCCCTGACCGCACGCGGCCACCAGCCCGGTCTCGCGGTGATCCTCGTCGGCGCCAACCCGGCGAGCGAAGTCTACGTGCGCAACAAGATCAAGGCGTGCGAGGACAACGGCTTCTTCTCGCTGAAGGATGCGTACCCGGCCACGCTGTCGGAAGCCGACCTGCTCGCACGCATCGACGAGTTGAACCGCGACCCGAAGATCCACGGCA includes:
- the aceF gene encoding dihydrolipoyllysine-residue acetyltransferase, producing MSQAIEVKVPDIGDYKDVPVIEMRVKVGDTVEPEQSLVTLESDKATMDVPSPVGGVVKEIKVKVGDSVSEGSLIILLEGAAAAQANGAAAPAAAPAAAPAPAPAAAPAAAGGTLEVKVPDIGDYKDVPVIEIGVKVGDTVEKEQSLVTLESDKATMDVPSPAAGVVKEIKVKVGDSVSEGTLIVLLEAAGAPAAAAAPQASAPAAAAAPAPAAAAPAPKAAPAPAAAPAPAAAPSGEYRASHASPSVRKFARELGVEVARVQGSGPKGRITKEDVTGFVKGVMTGQRAAPGAAAAPAGGGELNLLPWPKVDFSKFGPFEAKPLSRIKKISGANLHRNWVMIPHVTNNDEADITELEALRVQLNKEHEKAGVKFTMLAFVIKAVVAALKKFPTFNASLDGDNLVFKQYYHIGFAADTPNGLVVPVIRDADKKGLVDIAKEMAELSKAARDGKLKPDQMQGGCFSISSLGGIGGTNFTPIINAPEVAILGLSRGQMKPVWDGKQFVPRLTLPLSLSYDHRVIDGAEAARFNAYLGALLGDFRRVIL
- the fixJ gene encoding oxygen response regulator transcription factor FixJ: MNSPVTTTQETVFVVDDDEAVRDSLRWLLEANGYRVQCFSSAEQFLDAYQPAQQAGQIACLILDVRMSGMSGLELQERLIADNAALPIIFVTGHGDVPMAVSTMKKGAMDFIEKPFDEAELRKLVERMLDKARSESKSVQEQRAASERLSKLTAREQQVLERIIAGRLNKQIADDLGISIKTVEAHRANIMEKLNVNTVADLLRLALSKKQA
- the lpdA gene encoding dihydrolipoyl dehydrogenase gives rise to the protein MSLIEVKVPDIGDFSGVDVIEVNVKPGDVIEKEQTLITLESDKASMEVPSDVAGTVKEVKVKAGEKVSQGTVIAIVEAAAAAAAPAKAAEPAKPAAPAAPAAAPAAAPQAGSYAGAADIECDMLVLGAGPGGYSAAFRAADLGMKTVLVERYSTLGGVCLNVGCIPSKALLHTSLVVEEAAALASHGITFGKPEIDLDKLRDFKGGVVKKLTTGLAGMAKARKVEVVTGVGAFVDPFHMEVQGENGKKVVRFKQAIIAAGSQAVKLPFMPEDPRVVDSTGALELRQLPKRMLVIGGGIIGLEMATVYSTLGAEIDVVEMMDGLMMGADRDLVKVWEKYNAKRFGNVMLKTKTVGAEAKEDGIYVKFEGEKAPAEAQRYDLVLVAVGRSPNGKKIGADKAGVAVTDRGFIDVDKQMRTNVPHIFAIGDVVGQPMLAHKAVHEGHVAAEAAHGEKAYFDALQIPSVAYTDPEVAWAGKTEDQCKAEGIKYGKAVFPWAASGRAIANGRDEGFTKLIFDEETHRVIGGGIVGLNAGDLISEVCLAVEMGADAEDIGKTIHPHPTLGESVGMAAELYEGVCTDLPPQRKK
- the aceE gene encoding pyruvate dehydrogenase (acetyl-transferring), homodimeric type, yielding MSAVPNEVMKYVAAEHDDDPQETVEWLESLDGVISSVGTGRAHYLIEKQIEFARMHGEHLPFSANTPYINTIPVEAQAKIPGDQDIEHRIRSYTRWNALAMVLRAGKDTNVGGHIASFASAATLYDVGYNHFWHAASEQHGGDLVFVQGHSSPGVYSRAFLLGRLKEEQLDNFRQEVDGNGISSYPHPWLMPDFWQFPTVSMGLGPIMAIYQARFMKYLEARGIAKTEGRKVWAFLGDGETDEPESLGAIGMASREKLDNLVFVINCNLQRLDGPVRGNGKIIQELESEFRGAGWNVIKVIWGSRWDALFARDKTGALMRRMMEVVDGEYQTYKSESGAFVREHFFNTPELKALVADWSDDDIWALNRGGHDPHKIYAAFHEATNTKGAPTVILAKTIKGYGMGESGQAMNITHQQKKLPVEQLKKFRDQFRLPITDEQIADVPYLKFEEGSKELEYMRKQRMDLGGYLPHRREKATSLPVPALDAFEPLLKGTGEGREISTTMAFVRILNILLKDKALGKRVVPIVPDESRTFGMEGLFRQIGIWNQQGQKYVPEDSDQLMFYKESETGQILQEGINEAGGMCDWIAAATSYSTHGEIMVPFYIFYSMFGFQRIGDLAWAAGDMRSRGFLLGGTAGRTTLNGEGLQHEDGHSLLWAASVPNCVSYDPTFGYELAVIVQDGLRRMVQDQEDVYYYITVMNENYEHPAIPQGEHVAADIIKGMYAFRKADADKKAPRVQLLGAGTIFNEVIAAADLLKNDWGVAADLWSVPSFTELAREGHQVERWNLLHPTEERRLSHVQKCLKDTQGPVIASTDYVRALVDQIRGQIDRRFVVLGTDGFGRSDTREKLRHFFEVDRHWVTVAALNALADEGTIERKVVADAIAKYNLDPSKPNPMTV
- the fixL gene encoding oxygen sensor histidine kinase FixL, producing MLTDRLFARSARPSGPPAESQPSRWHHGPWWSNSYLLTPLLSILVFLVVMSLILWSLNRREQQQQEDTLFRNVAWAQQQIRLSMTGAQEQLQALSRDLASGRLDQNAFQMAVADVMQTHPEILYLNWYTSPGVQRWPTVHPPLLGQRLAKPGEAQMQDAVRGAYDEARSTRRQAYSPLIYDDFGNGFITLQTPVMRGDREYLGSIAAVFSVEGILKHDIPQELSSKYKISITDANNRELSSTSTRPRLPRDSHYDLPLDPPGQGLTVRVYAFPQLTNLTNNTLVWLVAGLSCFVLWSLWSLWKHTRQRFEAQQALYAEAFFRRAMENSVLIGMRVLDMHGRITHVNPAFCRMTGWDETDLVGKVAPFPYWPRDAYPEMQRQLDMTLRGKAPSSGFELRVRRKNGTLFHARLYVSPLIDSSGRQTGWMSSMTDITEPKRAREELAAAHERFTTVLESLDAAVSVLAADEAELLFANRYYRHLFGIRPDGHLELSGGGFDRAQASSDSIDMVDAFAGLPAAALTSSTADAQEVYVESIQKWFEVRRQYIQWVDGHLAQMQIATDITTRKKAQELAHQQEEKLQFTSRLMTMGEMASSIAHELNQPLAAINNYCSGTLALVKSGRGTPETLQPALEKTAQQALRAGMIVKRIREFVKRSEPKRQPARVADIVADAVGLAEIEARKRRIRIVTEILARMPIIYVDPVLIEQVLVNLMKNAAEAMADVKPASADGVIRVIADIEAGFVDIRVIDQGPGVDEATAERLFEPFYSTKSDGMGMGLNICRSIIESHRGRLWVVNNVEPDGRISGATFHCSLPIGEPADLGQGGREASASHTVTGEL
- a CDS encoding phasin family protein; protein product: MSLLTPEQIAAAQKANLESLFGLTTKAFEGVEKLIELNLQVVKSTLAEGQENAQRLLSVKDAQELIALQASLSQPVAEKVLSYGRHLYEIASSTQAEFAKVAEAQFEEQNKKVQALVDNVAKNAPAGSETAVAALKSALNAANTTYETVQKATKQAVEIAETNFNAAAAVATKAASAAASRRATKPAA